TTTTGCTGTTTTAGGTGCCTTCATCGTTCTATACACAATAAGCCAAGGACTTAACTACAACTGGATCGATGGAAATCAGGACAAATCTATAAACACAGAAAAAAAATTAGAACAAATAGACAAACCTAAATTACCGTAAAAGAGGAAATAAATTTATGAGCAGTCGTTTTTTAATTTTTTTACTATTGGCGCTTGCTTCGAGCTTTAGCTCGGCAGACCTTAGCAATCCTAAGTATTTATTAGCCAAAAATTATTACTCATCAGGAAAATGGCAGGAAGCAATAAATGCTCTGTCTGAATACAAAGAGGTAGATGGTGAGTTTTTGTCAAAGAATAAAAATACATTGGATGCCATTGATATGGTCATTGGGTACTGTAATTCCAAGCTACCAAAGAAACCGTGCAAAGGTGTTTGTTTTAATGTTGGCGCGGTAACAACAGGAGAAGGCGAACCTCCAAAACTACCTTAACAAGTCGCTCAAGCACCGCGCACTTCGTGTGCTGGACAGTTTTTAAGTCGCAGTTTTGTGGTTTTGCTGCGCATAAAGTGTTCCACAAAACCGCAACTTAAAAACTGCCGCTTAGCTCGGCGTTGGGCGTCAAGAATGGCGCAGTTCTCGATCTATCTTCAACGATCCATCAACGGTTGATTTCGTCAAAGAGGGACTTCGATTTGGCATGCTTGAGCGGTTCTGGTACAAGCACATAGCCTCCGCTTGGGAGCGGGAGTTTCGACTAGCAATATCTCTCCGCGGAGCGGAGGAATTTGTAGTTTCAGTGCCGGCGAACGGCATCAATGTTGATTTCGATGTGGCGCGACTCATAGAGTGCATCTTCATTGGTCCGTCATTGTCGAAGCTGGACACAGATGCTGTACGTGAAGCCGCGCGCTTTGCCGGTCTCGCTGAGCGGGTTCGGGTATCAATCATGCTCGGGCAACCGAGGTATACGTAGTTCGGCCCAACTGTCGTAGCTTGGATGATAATTTCATTCCGTGAAGCTGGCGGCTGTTTATGTCGCCTCAGATTTCATTTTGGCTGCCTGTAACAAAGAAGTCGACGTGACCTCAATTCTTATTTGATGCATCACGAAAGAGCAGAACTGGAAACTTCAGCGAAATAGCCAATTTGGTGACGTTGACGAGCACAGGTTTCATTTAGAGCTGTCCAGCGGAATCGCCGATTGCTCGCCGACCACCAGCGCGACGATCACCGGCGCGTAGGGCCGTTCGCCCAGCGCGCGCTGGATGCGGGTGGCGATCACGGCGCGCAGCCGGTCGATGGTGGCCGTGTAGGCGTGTCCCGGCAAGCGTTGCCCGCCGCGTACGCTCGCCGTGGCGCCGATGTCTTCCTGTAGCAGCCAGCGTTCCAGGTCGAACCCGCCCGGGTTGACCGCGCCATGCACTTGCCGCAGCCGCAAGGCGAGTTGCCAGCGCTCTCCAGCAGCCGGGGGCGTGGCGGGCCGGTACCAGGTGACCTGGATGCGTTCGGGCAGCGGGCCAGTATCGGGCATGAAGGTGAAGCGGGTGCCGAAGCGGGTCGGTTGCGGCAACCCGCTGATATGGCCGCTTGCCGTGATCACCTGGTTTTCCAGCGCGGAAGGCAGGCGATCGGCCATTCGCGCTTCGGCGCGCCAGGCTGCCCAGCTCCAGCCGGCGGCAAGGCAGGCCAGCGCGATCAGCCAGGGGCGCCCGCGCGGCAGGGCCGCAGCAAGCAGGGCCATGAGCAAGAACATGGCGATCCCAGGCCACCACGGTGGCAGGGCTGGCTGCAATTGCAGCAGGCAGACGCCGAGCACGAAGGCGGCGAGGGGAAGCAGGGTGCGCCATAGCATCCGGACAGCCTAGACCATCCATGCTCTTGGCATGATGGCCAGCGCGTCGACCGTGCTGGCCCGACCCGGTACACTGCCGCCCATGCACAGCTACGATGCCGATCTCATCATCGTCGGTGGCGGCCTGGTCGGCGCCGCCCTGGCCGCTCGCCTTGCGCACACGCCGCTCTCGGTGTTGCTGCTCGAAGGCCGCGCGCCACACTTCGATTTCGAGCCGGGTTCGTGGGATGCACGGGTCTACGCGATCAGCCGGGCCAGCCGGCGCTTGCTGACCGAGATCGGTGCCTGGCAACGGATGAACCCGGCGCGGTTGCAGTCGGTGTCGACCATGCGCATCTTTGGCGACGATGCGCGCGCCAGGCTGGAGTTCGCCGCACCGGAGGCCGGTGTCGACGAGCTGGCCGTGATCCTGGAAAACCGCGAACTGCAACGCGCCTTGTGGCAGACCGCAACCGATTGCCCGAATGTCTCGGTGCTGGCGCCGGCAATGCCGACCGCGCTGGCAGTCGACGCCGAAACGGCGACGGTGACGCTGGCCGACGGCCGTGTACTGAAGAGCCGTCTGGTGATCGGTGCCGATGGCGCCCAATCCTGGGTGCGCGCGCAGATTGGCAGCGAGGTGGCGGCCCATCCCTATGGCCAGTGGGGTGTGGTGGCCAATTTCGAATGCGACAAACCTCATCTGGGCGTGGCGCACCAATGGTTCTTTGACGACGGCGTGCTGGCGTGGCTGCCGCTCGCCGGTGGGCGCATGTCCATGGTCTGGTCGTGTGATGAGGCCAGGCGCGCCGAATTGCTAGCGCTGGGGCCGGCCGAGTTGGCGGAATGCGTGGCGCAGGCCGGCGGTCGGCGACTGGGCGACTTGCGTCAGATCGGCGCGACAGCAGCCTTTCCCTTACAGTTGAATCGCGTGGCTAGGACCGTGGCTGCGCGGGTCGCCCTGATCGGCGATGCGGCGCACACCGTGCATCCGCTGGCCGGGCAGGGCGTGAATCTGGGTTTTGGCGACGTCGCGGAACTTGCGCGTGTCCTGTCCGCCGAACTCCCGGCGCGTTGCGGCGACTATCTGGTGCTGCGACGCTACGAGCGCGCCCGGCGTGAGCCGGTGGCGCTGATGCAGACCGTGTGCGACGGCCTGCAAAAGCTGTTCAACAATACCAACCCGCTGCTCAAGACCCTGCGCAATGCCGGGCTGGGGCTGACCGACCAACAGGCATGGCTCAAGCATCGACTGATCCGCCATGCCATGGATGCCTGAACCAAGGAAACACCCATGCTGATCCCGAACCGCTTCATCCGTACCGCCATCGCCGGCGGCATGATCGCGCTGACCGCCTGCTCGGCTTCGGCCGACACGGCCAAGGAACCCAAGGAAGCGAAGGCGTTGCGCACCAACCTCGAAAAGCAGCTGCAGGGGCGCAAGGTGCAGAGCGTGCGTGCCACGCCGCTCAAGGGCATCTATGAAGTGGTGCTCGAAGGTCGCCAGATCGTGTACACCGACAACAAGGGTGACTACGTGCTGATCGGTGATCTGGTCGATGTGGCCAAGAAGCAAAGCCTGACCGAAGCGCGCATGGCTGAGCTGATGAGCACGGATTTCTCCAAGCTGCCGCTCGACAAGGCCGTCAAGGACGTGCGTGGTGACGGCAGCCGCAAGCTGGCGGTGTTCTCCGATCCGGATTGCCCATTCTGCAAGAAGTTCGAGCGCGAAAGCCTGGATGGCGTCGACAACGTCACCATCTACACCTTCCTGTTCCCGCTGCCGATCCACCCGGATGCACCGCGCAAGTCGGCACTGATCTGGTGTGCGGCCGACCGCAAGGCCGCCTGGCATGACTGGATCCTGAACGAGAAGCTGCCGGAAGACGGCAAGACCGATTGCCCGACGCCGCTGGAAGACAACGCCAAGCTGGCCGAAGCACTCGGCATCAGCGGCACCCCGGCGTTGATCTTCGGCAATGGCCGCATCGTTTCGGGCGCGATCCCGAAGGAGCAGCTGGAGCAGGCACTGGCTGAAAACGCCAAGAAGTAAGCGCAGCAGCGAGGAAAAAAACGCGGCCTAGGCCGCGTTTTTTCTTTGGGCGATCACGCACTGGTACACACCGCCGAACAGTGTGCTCTTGCGCCATTGATAGTCGTCGGCATGGCTGGCGTAGACGCGGATCTCGTGTTGCCACATGGCGTGGGCAAATGGCTCGAGCCAGGCGTTCACCAGCCGCAGCAACCAGCCTATCGGTTGCCACGGCGCCGGGCGGTGGTAGTCGACGAACACCGCCTCGCCGTCGTCGGTGAGGTGGGCCAGCATGTTGTCGACCACGGCGCGCTTGGTCTCCTCCGGCACCTCATGCAGCAGGAAGAAGCTGCAGACCAGGTCATAACGCCCTTCGCTGCCAAAGTGTGCGGCATCCGCACGCATCACCCTGGCCCAGGGAATGCCGCCGAGCTTGGCGTCGGCCTGCTCCAGCTGGGCCGGGGCGATGTCGGTCAGGTGGAATGCGCCGTGTGGCCCGACCCGTCCGGCTGCGCGCTGGACCAGATCGCCATAGACGTGCGCCACCTGCCAGACCCGGCTGCCAGAGCGGATACGCTCCAGATAGCGCCGCATCAAGCGGTTGTCCTGGCCGAACAGCAGCGTCTTCACCACCGCGGGGCGATCCAGCAACCGCACGTGCCGCGGATTGACGTAGGCCCAGTCGTAGATGTCGACCAGATAGTCGGGCACGCCGTCGTAGTAGTCGGCGGGGTTGGGGGTGTGCGTGGCTTCGATCGGTTGCATGGCGCGCTCCTGTATTTGCCTACAGGCTAGCGGCGACGATGACGCTGCAATTTGCGCTGGGCCAAGTTCCGCATGATGTAGTCGCCACAGTTCGACTACCACTTGTCGGGCTGCCATACCCATCTGGTGCATGCCAAAGGCATCTTGGTGCGCGCTGCGTTACACCAGTGCATAAGCAGAAACGGGAGGAGATCAACATGGACGAATTGAAGGCGGCCTGGATCAAGGCCGGATGGATCGCGTTGTCGTCGGCGGTTGTCGCATCGGCGTTCACGTTGCTGTTGCAGGGGCTGCGCGGCTGATTGCCACGGCGGTGGCGGCGCGGCATCATCGGCGCTTTTTTGCTGAGGAGCAGCGCCGATGCGGCCAAGACTGAATCTCATTGTGCTGGGCGTGCGCGACGTGGCGCGCTCGGCCGCATTCTTCGAAGCGCTGGGCTGGCCCAAAGCCGCGACCAGCCATGACAGCTTCGTCAAGTTCGACCTGGGCGGCGTGGTGCTGGCGATCCAGCCGCGCGATGCTTTTGCCCGCGATGCCTGCTATGCCGAGGTGCAGGGCAGCGGCTTTGCTGGCATCGCACTCGCCTATATCGCTCGCCACCCCGATGACGTGCCGCGCGTGCTCGACAAGGCGGTGGCGCTCGGCGCCGAGCTCGTCAAGCCGGCGACCACAAATGCCTGGGGCGTGGCCGGCTACTTCCGCGATCCGGACGGGCACCTGTTCGAGGTGCTGTACGAGGACGGCTGGCAGTTCGATGCCGACGACAACCTCGTCGTCTGAGCAGGCTCCCGCCGCACTTCCCCTGTCGCTGGCGGGCTCTGCCATGTTCGTCTATGTCCTTTAAGTAGGCCTGAGCGACAAGTTGCGCCCCATGTCAGCATGGGGCGACTCGCCGGTCAGCTTGGCCGGCCTTGTCCTGCATCAACGCGCAGCCCGACAAAGTTTTCCACAGTGGAGCCTCTGTCGCGCGATGCCGCGGCCCAGGCGGGTCCAGTCCCGATAACGGGTCGTGGCGCCGGCTCATCACATGCCGGGTTCGTGCTCCCGTTCAACCGACTACGCGGAGTCTGCCCATGCGCCGTACCTCGTTCCTCCTTGTGCTCGCCGCCGCAGCGGTTTTGGCTGCCGGCAGTGCTGCCGCCGCAGGCAAGACGCTGATCTTCTGCTCTGAGGGCAGCCCGGCCGGGTTCGATCCCGCGCGCTACACCACCGGCACCGATTTCGATGTATCGGCCGAGACGGTGTTCAACCGCCTCGTCGAGTTCGAGCGCGGCAGCACCAAGGTGCGCCCGGCACTGGCCGAGAAGTGGCAGGTCAGTGAGGACGGGCTGAGCTATACCTTCCAGCTGCGCCGCGCAGTGAAATTCCACACCACGCCATACTTCAAGCCTGGGCGCGACTTCAATGCCGATGACGTGGTCTTCACCTTCCAGCGGCTGATCGACAAGAACCTGCCATTCAACAAGGCCGCGCCGGCCGAGTATCCGTACGCCACCGACATGGGCATGGACAGCAACATCGCCGGCGTCGACAAGGTCGATCCTTACACGGTGCGCTTCCGCCTCAAGCAGGTGGACCCGGCCTTCATTCAGAACCTGGCGATGTCGTTCGCCTCGATCCAGTCCGCCGAATATGCCGACAGGCTGCTCAAGTCCGGCAAGGCGGCAATGATCAATATCGAGCCGATCGGCACCGGTCCTTTCGTGTTCAAGAGCTACCAGAAAGATGCAGCAATCCGTTACGACGCCAATCCGCAGTACTGGCGCAAGGAGGAGCTGCTGCTGGGCAAGCTGATCTTCGCCATCACCCCCGATGCCTCGGTCCGGGTGCAGAAGCTGCAGAAGGGCGAATGCCACGTGATGGCGTACCCGCGCCCGGCCGACGTGAAGCAGCTGCAGGCCGACAAGAACCTCAGCGTGCCGAGCCAGGCCGGCTTCAACCTCGGCTGGGTGGCGTACAACGTCAAGCACAAGCCGCTGGACAAGGTCGAGGTGCGCCAAGCGCTCGACATGGCGATCAACAAGAAGGCGATCATCGCTGCCGTCTACCAGGGCGCCGGCCAGCTGGCGACCAACCCGATGCCGCCCACGCAGTGGTCGTACAACAAGGCGCTGAAGGATGCACCGCTCGACGTGGCCAAGGCCAAGGCGCTGCTCGCCAAGGCGGGCCTCCCCAACGGCATGGAGATCACATTGTGGGCGATGCCGGTGCAGCGGCCGTATAACCCCAATGCCAAGCTGATGGCCGAGATGATCCAGGCCGACTGGGCCAAGATCGGGGTCAAGGCCAAGATCGTCACCTATGAGTGGGGCGAATACATCAAGCGCGCCAAGGCCGGCGAGCACGACACCATGCTGATCGGCTGGAACGGCGACAACGGCGATCCGGACAACTGGCTGGGCGTGAACCTCGGCTGCGACGCAGTCGGCGGCAACAACTACTCCAACTGGTGCTACAAGCCGTACGACGAGCTGATCGTCAAGGCACGCCGCGTCGCGTCGCAGGCCGAGCGCATCAAGCTCTACGAAAAGGCGCAGGCGGTGTTCAAGGAGCAGGTGCCGTTCACGCCGATCGCCCACTCCACCATCTACCAGCCGCTGCGCAAGGATGTGCAGGGCTTCAAGATCAGCCCGTTCGCGCTCAACTCGTTCTATGGCGTGAGCCTGAAATAACGCCGCGGCGCCCACCGGCGCTGCGTGGCCCGACGGCCCGCGTTGCACCACGTGGGCCGTTTTCGTTGGCTGCATGAGCCCGCTCCGGCCCGATTGCATGCAGCGATCGGTAGGGGGGCTTGGGGAGCATTCCATGTTC
This region of Chitinolyticbacter meiyuanensis genomic DNA includes:
- a CDS encoding ComEC/Rec2 family competence protein translates to MLWRTLLPLAAFVLGVCLLQLQPALPPWWPGIAMFLLMALLAAALPRGRPWLIALACLAAGWSWAAWRAEARMADRLPSALENQVITASGHISGLPQPTRFGTRFTFMPDTGPLPERIQVTWYRPATPPAAGERWQLALRLRQVHGAVNPGGFDLERWLLQEDIGATASVRGGQRLPGHAYTATIDRLRAVIATRIQRALGERPYAPVIVALVVGEQSAIPLDSSK
- a CDS encoding UbiH/UbiF family hydroxylase, which encodes MHSYDADLIIVGGGLVGAALAARLAHTPLSVLLLEGRAPHFDFEPGSWDARVYAISRASRRLLTEIGAWQRMNPARLQSVSTMRIFGDDARARLEFAAPEAGVDELAVILENRELQRALWQTATDCPNVSVLAPAMPTALAVDAETATVTLADGRVLKSRLVIGADGAQSWVRAQIGSEVAAHPYGQWGVVANFECDKPHLGVAHQWFFDDGVLAWLPLAGGRMSMVWSCDEARRAELLALGPAELAECVAQAGGRRLGDLRQIGATAAFPLQLNRVARTVAARVALIGDAAHTVHPLAGQGVNLGFGDVAELARVLSAELPARCGDYLVLRRYERARREPVALMQTVCDGLQKLFNNTNPLLKTLRNAGLGLTDQQAWLKHRLIRHAMDA
- a CDS encoding DsbC family protein gives rise to the protein MLIPNRFIRTAIAGGMIALTACSASADTAKEPKEAKALRTNLEKQLQGRKVQSVRATPLKGIYEVVLEGRQIVYTDNKGDYVLIGDLVDVAKKQSLTEARMAELMSTDFSKLPLDKAVKDVRGDGSRKLAVFSDPDCPFCKKFERESLDGVDNVTIYTFLFPLPIHPDAPRKSALIWCAADRKAAWHDWILNEKLPEDGKTDCPTPLEDNAKLAEALGISGTPALIFGNGRIVSGAIPKEQLEQALAENAKK
- the rquA gene encoding rhodoquinone biosynthesis methyltransferase RquA yields the protein MQPIEATHTPNPADYYDGVPDYLVDIYDWAYVNPRHVRLLDRPAVVKTLLFGQDNRLMRRYLERIRSGSRVWQVAHVYGDLVQRAAGRVGPHGAFHLTDIAPAQLEQADAKLGGIPWARVMRADAAHFGSEGRYDLVCSFFLLHEVPEETKRAVVDNMLAHLTDDGEAVFVDYHRPAPWQPIGWLLRLVNAWLEPFAHAMWQHEIRVYASHADDYQWRKSTLFGGVYQCVIAQRKNAA
- a CDS encoding VOC family protein — translated: MRPRLNLIVLGVRDVARSAAFFEALGWPKAATSHDSFVKFDLGGVVLAIQPRDAFARDACYAEVQGSGFAGIALAYIARHPDDVPRVLDKAVALGAELVKPATTNAWGVAGYFRDPDGHLFEVLYEDGWQFDADDNLVV
- a CDS encoding ABC transporter substrate-binding protein, with product MRRTSFLLVLAAAAVLAAGSAAAAGKTLIFCSEGSPAGFDPARYTTGTDFDVSAETVFNRLVEFERGSTKVRPALAEKWQVSEDGLSYTFQLRRAVKFHTTPYFKPGRDFNADDVVFTFQRLIDKNLPFNKAAPAEYPYATDMGMDSNIAGVDKVDPYTVRFRLKQVDPAFIQNLAMSFASIQSAEYADRLLKSGKAAMINIEPIGTGPFVFKSYQKDAAIRYDANPQYWRKEELLLGKLIFAITPDASVRVQKLQKGECHVMAYPRPADVKQLQADKNLSVPSQAGFNLGWVAYNVKHKPLDKVEVRQALDMAINKKAIIAAVYQGAGQLATNPMPPTQWSYNKALKDAPLDVAKAKALLAKAGLPNGMEITLWAMPVQRPYNPNAKLMAEMIQADWAKIGVKAKIVTYEWGEYIKRAKAGEHDTMLIGWNGDNGDPDNWLGVNLGCDAVGGNNYSNWCYKPYDELIVKARRVASQAERIKLYEKAQAVFKEQVPFTPIAHSTIYQPLRKDVQGFKISPFALNSFYGVSLK